A region from the Rosa rugosa chromosome 6, drRosRugo1.1, whole genome shotgun sequence genome encodes:
- the LOC133715220 gene encoding protein ABIL1-like, whose translation MRCTTHIQPSSAAASKTLSWHLASETRSTLKGTSHGLASSADTKVSVNTSGTFQLLDNEGSATTKSSGAHLQLPSRVPGSEPFVAGHRDAVDGYRPLGAARSFDNHNRQIVRVPVRSKSLLSAFFVKQKSTKLKTGSVS comes from the exons GTGCCGCTGCATCAAAAACTCTTTCCTGGCATTTAGCTTCAGAAACAAGATCAACCTTGAAGGGGACTTCGCATGGTCTGGCTAG CTCTGCAGACACAAAAGTTTCTGTAAATACATCTGGCACTTTCCAGCTTTTAG ATAATGAGGGGAGCGCCACTACGAAATCCTCGGGTGCTCACCTGCAGTTACCAAGTCGAGTTCCTGGTTCTGAACCATTTGTTGCTGGACATAGG GATGCGGTGGATGGTTACAGGCCACTAGGGGCGGCCAGGTCATTTGACAACCACAATCGACAGATCGTGCGAGTTCCTGTTCGCAGCAAAAGTCTGTTATCAGCTTTTTTTGTCAAACAGAAAAGCACAAAGCTGAAGACTGGGTCCGTCTCCTGA